GCTGAACAGGAATCATTTTGTTCAAAAGGAACGGATGATATTTCTGAACAACAGTTACCATAGCAGGACAGGCATTACTGATAAAGCAGCGCTGATCGACAGGAAGTTCCTGTGCTTCCTTCAGATATTTTACAGTCAGATAAGCACCGATTTCGCGTCCGAATGAACCGTCATAAATTTTCTGAACACCAAGCTTACGAAGGCTTTTGATGATTAGAGGCGCACGCTCACCGTAAATCGCAAAAAAAGCAGGCTCAATAATTAAAGATATTTTTTCGCCCTTTTTCAGATCTGCTAAAAACTTGTCAACATCATCACGGAAATCGCGGGCATGGTGAACACAAATATTTATACAGCGGCCGCAGTTATTACATTTTTTAGGGTCAATTTCCATATGGGATTTTCCATTTTTCACAATGGAAACATTAGCACCCATAAGAGAACAGTTATTTATACATTTATTACAACCTATACAGTTTTCATTTGTAAAAATAATACCGTTATTGAATCTGCTCATAAACGCCTCATTCGAACACAATAAGAATCATTGTCTGATTCAGATGTATAAAATTGAGCTGTTCCCCATACCCTGAAACACCTATATATTTTCCGTAATTACGGAGTACATTCACAAACTCTCCAAAAGAAGATTCCTTTTCAAAAAGTTTTGAACGTGAAAGACAGTTAATTGAAATTGTAAATGACGGCTTTTCAAAATCATTTTTTACACGCTGAACAGTTTCATTCCAGACACGCCTGATATTATCTGTTTCAAGCAGCAGCAGTTTTGTATGATTATAAATTGTTGAAAAATATGAAATTGAACCGTCTGGAAAAACTTTATCTGCTTCAGTAATATTGATGGAACCATCAACAATACGTCCCATAGGATGAGAAGATAATTCCTGGCTAAGCTGTTCTACAGAAACATTAAGGGCTCGGGAAATAATTTCTGCAGCCGGTTCATTATTATACTCCATTACAGTTCGTTCTTCACAATCGGCATAAGTTGCAGAAAAACGATATGAAGTTGGTTTGAAAATATTTTCACGGTAAAAACCTATTTTTCCATTCAGATTATGAATAAAAACAAAAGCACAGGTCTGTTTGAATATATCACCATTTAAGGCTACATAAGTCTCACTACGATCCGGCATTGTTCCGGCAGAACCACCAGCCACTGTAATTCCAGTTTCAGAAAGAACTTCTTCAAAAGTATCTAAGACCAGTTCCTCACCTTTTCCAAAGGCAGTCATAAATTCAAGGCAGCAGGTATTTTCTAAAGAAGAGAGTTTATCCATTGCAGCTTTGATATGAGCCTTGTACATATTAGGATGACGGTCAATATCAAAAAGCAGGCCGGCAGAAACTTCAACACCAGAATTGATAACCATTACAGATGCACCGCAATGGCTGTAGCCCTCAGACGTATAATTTACATATGTAGATGAACCAATAACAACAGCGTCCGGATAACGCACTTTCAGTTTCTGCGAAAAGAACCAGAGCATGTCTATTTCACTAAAGAAAATAATCAATTGGGGAGTTACTTCATGGGCATCTAACTGAGTCTGGATTTCTGAATAAGCTTCTTCGTTTACAGAACTTGATGTAAGGGCAACAACACATCTATCCACAAAGCACCTCCTTTCTATGAACGTTTATTTTCTCTGAAGAATAACATAAGAACCTTTAAGAGTGAAGGCATATCTACAGGTTTTACGAGATATGCATTTACACCGCAATTAAATGCGCGGCTTTTTTCTTCTGGAAGGGCATCTGCCGTAAGGGCAACAATAGGAATTTCTGATACCTTAGGATTCTGAAAGTTTCTGATGATTCGTGTAGTTTCATATCCATCCATAACAGGCATCTGCAAATCAAGAATAACAAGCTCATAAGTGCCAGGTTCACTGTCACGGAGTTTTTCAATTGCAAAC
The Treponema bryantii DNA segment above includes these coding regions:
- a CDS encoding FIST signal transduction protein; translation: MDRCVVALTSSSVNEEAYSEIQTQLDAHEVTPQLIIFFSEIDMLWFFSQKLKVRYPDAVVIGSSTYVNYTSEGYSHCGASVMVINSGVEVSAGLLFDIDRHPNMYKAHIKAAMDKLSSLENTCCLEFMTAFGKGEELVLDTFEEVLSETGITVAGGSAGTMPDRSETYVALNGDIFKQTCAFVFIHNLNGKIGFYRENIFKPTSYRFSATYADCEERTVMEYNNEPAAEIISRALNVSVEQLSQELSSHPMGRIVDGSINITEADKVFPDGSISYFSTIYNHTKLLLLETDNIRRVWNETVQRVKNDFEKPSFTISINCLSRSKLFEKESSFGEFVNVLRNYGKYIGVSGYGEQLNFIHLNQTMILIVFE